GACCTGGCCCCGGCGCTGCAGCTCCCGGGTCAGGGCCTCTTTGATGACCAGATCGTCATAACGGGCCACAAAGGTCTTGACCGCCCGCCGGTGCTCCGGGGCGGTGCTGATCACCGACAGATCCCGGATGCCCAGGAGCGACATCTGCAAGGTGCGCGGGATCGGGGTGGCAGTGAGGGTGAGAATGTCCACCTCGGTCCGGAGCTTCTTGAGCCGCTCCTTGTGGGCGACGCCGAAGCGGTGCTCCTCGTCGATGATCACCAGGCCCAGCCGCTTGAACAGGATATCCTTCTGGAGCAGGCGGTGGGTGCCGATCACCACATCCACCCGGCCGGCTGCCAAGTCGCGGGCGATCTGCCGCTCCTCGGCGGCGGTGCGGAAGCGGGACAGGCTGCGGATCTCCACCGGAAAGCCGGCGAAGCGCTCCTGGAAGGTTTCGGCATGCTGCTCCGCCAGGACAGTCGTCGGGACCAGAAGGGCCACCTGGAAGCCGTCCACCACCACCTTGAAGGCGGCCCGCATGGCCACCTCGGTCTTGCCGTAGCCGACGTCGCCGCACAGCAGCCGGTCCGTGGGCCGCTCCGCGGTGAGGTCCGCCAGGATGTCGTCGATCGCCTTGCTCTGGCCAGCCGTCTCCTCGTAGGGGAAGGCCTCCTCGAACTCCCGGTACAGGTCGTCGGGACGGGAAAAGGCATGCCCCTGGCGCAAAGCCCGCTGGGCATAAAGCTCCAGGAGGTCGCCGGCCACCTTGGAGACCGCCTCCCGGACCTTCTTCTTGCGGCCGGCCCAGGAGGTGCCGCCCAGCTTGTCCACCCGGGGCAGGGAGCCGTCCAGGCCTTGGTATTTGTGGACCAGGTGGAACCGGTCCACCGGCACGTAGAGCTTGTCCTCCCCCTGGTAGGCGATGACCAGAAAGTCGTTGGCCAGGGCACCGACCTGCATGTGCACCAGGCCCTGGTAGAGACCGATGCCATGGTCCCGGTGCACCACCGCATCCCCCAGGGCCAGCTCCTCGACCACCACAGCCGGCGGCGGCGCCTTGCGGGCCCGGCGAGCACTGGGCCCCAGCCGCCGCTCGCCCAAAAGCTCACTGGCGGACAGGATGTGCTGCCCTTCCCGGGACAGGGTGAAGCCCTCGCTCAGCGGCGTGCCGAACAGCCTGACCTGCGGCCGCTCGCCGGCTGGCGCCGGCTGCCAGGGCGCTTCGCCCATGGCTACCGGCAGCCCGTAGGGACGGAGCAGCTCCACAAGCTGCTCGGCGTGGCGCAAGCTGCGGCAGGCGATCGCCGTCCCCTGGTGCTCGGTGAGCCAGATGGCGAGCTGGCGCGCCAGGGGGGCCAGAAGGCCACGGCCCTTGCGCTCCAGGTCCAGGCCCTGCTTGAGCAGGATATGGCCGCCAGTGGCCAGATCGAGGGTCCGGCCTTCCGGGGTGGCGAAGTCGTGGACCGTCACCGCGGGCCGTTGGCCCAGGCTGGCCCGCCACCCTGCCTCGCCCAGGAACAGCTCCTCGGGCGGCAGGGCCGGCACAGCCCCTGCCTTCGCCTCGGCGAAGTTGGCCCGGATCCGCTCCCAGACCAGGCCCACACTGCGTCCCAGCTCCAGCGGGTCCAGGAGGAGGACCGCCGCATCGGCAGGCAGGTAGTCGGCCAGGGTGGAGGTCTGCCCATGGACCAGCGGGGCAAAGGCCTCCATGCCCGGGAAGCTGCGGCCGGTCCTGATCTGCTCGGCCAGCCGGCGGCTGGCCGTCGGGTCCCAGCCCCGATCGCGGCTGGCCGCCTGGAATCGGGTCACGAGCGCCGCGACCTGGGCCGAGCCGTGGGGGGGCAGGAGGATGTCCCGGGCCGGCGGCAGCTCAATGGCCTCCAGCTCCCGCACCGACCGTTGGCTGATGGGATCGAACAGCCGCAGGGACTCCACGAAGTCGCCGAAGAAGTCCAGCCGCACCGGCAGGTCACTGCCCGGGGGAAAGACGTCAAGGACGCCGCCACGGACACTGAAATCGCCGGCGCTGGTGGTCAGGGCGACGCCATCGTAGCCGGCCAGGGCGAGGCGACCC
The sequence above is a segment of the Thermodesulfobacteriota bacterium genome. Coding sequences within it:
- the mfd gene encoding transcription-repair coupling factor codes for the protein MIEALGQGEGTVEVTGLRGGARALLAARILAARRRPLLCIVPSEREAQLLEQDLALFTLAPVVLFPAYDIPPYTPLSPDAATVAARLGALHRILSCPDPLVVVAPVAALLRRLMPRALFSRHTDIVIREEEVDLAALVGRLALAGYDGVALTTSAGDFSVRGGVLDVFPPGSDLPVRLDFFGDFVESLRLFDPISQRSVRELEAIELPPARDILLPPHGSAQVAALVTRFQAASRDRGWDPTASRRLAEQIRTGRSFPGMEAFAPLVHGQTSTLADYLPADAAVLLLDPLELGRSVGLVWERIRANFAEAKAGAVPALPPEELFLGEAGWRASLGQRPAVTVHDFATPEGRTLDLATGGHILLKQGLDLERKGRGLLAPLARQLAIWLTEHQGTAIACRSLRHAEQLVELLRPYGLPVAMGEAPWQPAPAGERPQVRLFGTPLSEGFTLSREGQHILSASELLGERRLGPSARRARKAPPPAVVVEELALGDAVVHRDHGIGLYQGLVHMQVGALANDFLVIAYQGEDKLYVPVDRFHLVHKYQGLDGSLPRVDKLGGTSWAGRKKKVREAVSKVAGDLLELYAQRALRQGHAFSRPDDLYREFEEAFPYEETAGQSKAIDDILADLTAERPTDRLLCGDVGYGKTEVAMRAAFKVVVDGFQVALLVPTTVLAEQHAETFQERFAGFPVEIRSLSRFRTAAEERQIARDLAAGRVDVVIGTHRLLQKDILFKRLGLVIIDEEHRFGVAHKERLKKLRTEVDILTLTATPIPRTLQMSLLGIRDLSVISTAPEHRRAVKTFVARYDDLVIKEALTRELQRRGQVFFVHNRVQTIHEMAARVQALVPQARIAVAHGQMAPRDLEEIMVRFVQRQLDVLVCTTIIESGLDIPSANTIVINRADRLGLAEIYQLRGRVGRSREQAYAYLLVPSLDGLSRDAQKRLKAVMEYDQLGGGFKLAMSDLQIRGGGNLLGVSQSGHIAAVGYELYLDLLGRTVADLKRKAA